A window of Gemmatimonadota bacterium contains these coding sequences:
- the pabB gene encoding aminodeoxychorismate synthase component I codes for MSEPIVLFESHHKGASFRFCDPCDTICVSHPKDVGPALERIERAVHSGLHAAGFLSYEAASGLDPVLKTHMPGDFPLLWFGLFRHREHLSLGTPNGRNYDLGAWRPSVSRAAYDTALNRIRDLIIAGDTYQVNYSFRLRANFSGNSLGLYRDLCRTQRTDYAAYLDIGRFQILSASPELFFVLKNGILTARPMKGTAPRGRWWEEDEARAKQLQESEKDRAENVMIVDLLRSDLGRVSNSVKVPSLWQVERYETVLQMTSTVTSRMRCGVGLRELATALFPCGSVTGAPKVRTMEIIKEVEQTARGIYTGSIGYLSPGGDIAFNVAIRTVCIDRETGIAEFGVGSGITCDSSSDGEYKECLTKARMLAVQPPVFDLFETLRYDDKNGFFLLNRHIDRIEASARYFGFVFDRSSILSALKKAVPDLDKSPHRVRLVLSRKGCVQVETAPLKNASQDRVLSARISPLPVDSRDPLLFHKTTRRGPYTSRLNMYPMCEEIILINERGEATECSIGNLVAKLDDLYVTPPISCGLLGGTFRAELLSRRKLTEQVLKVNDLKRAEALYMINSVRKWTRLKLVE; via the coding sequence ATGTCAGAACCCATCGTTTTATTTGAATCGCATCACAAAGGTGCGAGTTTCCGCTTTTGCGACCCGTGCGATACCATTTGCGTATCACATCCCAAAGATGTCGGTCCCGCACTCGAACGCATTGAACGGGCTGTCCATTCGGGATTACACGCAGCGGGATTTTTGTCTTATGAAGCCGCATCGGGCTTGGACCCCGTTTTAAAAACGCACATGCCGGGAGATTTTCCACTCCTGTGGTTCGGCCTATTTCGGCACCGAGAACATCTCTCTCTCGGAACACCGAATGGTAGAAACTACGACCTGGGCGCGTGGCGCCCCTCTGTTTCGCGCGCTGCTTACGATACCGCCCTGAATCGCATTCGAGACCTCATCATTGCCGGCGATACCTATCAGGTCAATTACTCTTTTCGGTTGCGGGCAAATTTTTCGGGCAATAGCCTGGGCCTTTACCGCGATCTTTGTCGGACACAGCGCACGGATTATGCGGCATATCTGGATATCGGGCGGTTTCAAATCCTATCGGCTTCTCCCGAATTGTTTTTTGTCTTAAAAAACGGCATCCTGACCGCGCGACCGATGAAAGGCACTGCGCCTCGGGGACGATGGTGGGAAGAAGACGAAGCGCGCGCAAAACAGCTTCAGGAATCCGAGAAAGATCGCGCAGAAAACGTGATGATTGTCGATTTGCTCCGCAGCGATTTGGGGCGCGTTTCAAATAGCGTGAAAGTGCCATCACTATGGCAGGTCGAGCGTTATGAAACCGTATTGCAGATGACCTCAACCGTCACATCGCGCATGCGTTGTGGCGTGGGATTGCGCGAACTGGCGACAGCACTCTTTCCGTGTGGCTCTGTGACCGGCGCGCCAAAAGTGCGTACCATGGAAATTATCAAAGAAGTAGAGCAAACTGCGCGGGGAATTTATACCGGAAGCATTGGCTACCTGTCGCCGGGAGGGGACATAGCCTTTAATGTGGCGATTCGCACAGTTTGCATTGACCGCGAAACGGGTATTGCAGAATTTGGTGTAGGCAGTGGCATAACCTGCGATTCCTCAAGTGATGGCGAGTATAAAGAGTGTTTGACCAAAGCGCGCATGCTCGCCGTCCAACCACCTGTTTTTGACCTGTTTGAAACCCTGAGATACGACGACAAAAACGGCTTCTTTTTGCTAAACCGTCATATAGATCGGATAGAAGCATCCGCGCGATATTTTGGATTTGTTTTTGATCGGTCAAGCATTCTATCTGCACTCAAAAAGGCAGTGCCAGACCTGGATAAATCACCACATCGGGTGCGCCTTGTCCTATCGCGCAAGGGCTGTGTACAGGTCGAAACCGCACCACTGAAAAACGCATCGCAAGATCGCGTACTTTCCGCCCGTATCTCACCGCTCCCGGTTGACAGCCGCGACCCCCTATTATTTCACAAAACAACGCGCCGCGGCCCCTATACCTCTCGATTAAACATGTATCCTATGTGTGAAGAAATCATTCTCATCAACGAACGCGGCGAAGCAACGGAATGCAGCATTGGCAATCTCGTCGCAAAATTGGATGACCTGTATGTAACACCTCCCATTTCCTGTGGTCTGCTGGGCGGCACCTTTCGCGCCGAATTATTGTCCCGGAGAAAACTCACAGAGCAAGTGTTAAAAGTGAATGATCTAAAACGCGCAGAAGCTCTCTACATGATCAATTCTGTGCGAAAATGGACAAGGCTTAAACTTGTCGAATAG
- a CDS encoding phytanoyl-CoA dioxygenase family protein, translating into MGQHISEAQWATYETQGYLHLGNVMTDGELEALQQRIDEIMLGTASIDYDHVMMQLDSDPENNGKPGPQSKGHKYATLGYRKIQNLELDPLFLSFLQKPQFREICEHIYGKNTPVDCFRAMFMNKPAHDGTPLIWHQDRWTDLTLDPQITIWTALDPTSVKNGCVKIIPGSHHKLINPEQGSGFLTEEHIETIVSQYEPTDLILEAGDSVLLHNWMLHSSGVNTTDIARRAFSVCYMHGDTRSLRGSTFTRVFE; encoded by the coding sequence ATGGGTCAGCATATTTCTGAAGCACAGTGGGCAACTTATGAAACGCAGGGGTATCTTCACCTCGGCAACGTGATGACCGATGGGGAACTGGAGGCATTACAGCAGCGAATTGATGAGATCATGCTTGGCACGGCGTCCATCGACTACGATCATGTAATGATGCAACTGGATTCCGACCCTGAAAACAATGGAAAACCCGGTCCGCAGAGCAAAGGACACAAATACGCGACACTCGGGTATCGCAAAATTCAAAATTTGGAATTGGATCCCCTCTTTCTCTCATTTTTGCAAAAACCGCAGTTTCGAGAAATCTGCGAACACATCTACGGCAAAAATACGCCCGTAGATTGTTTTCGGGCGATGTTTATGAACAAACCCGCGCACGACGGCACCCCGCTGATATGGCATCAGGATCGCTGGACCGATCTAACCCTCGATCCCCAAATCACGATATGGACGGCTCTGGATCCCACATCGGTTAAAAACGGCTGTGTGAAAATTATTCCGGGATCGCATCACAAGCTGATCAATCCCGAGCAGGGATCCGGATTTTTAACCGAAGAACACATCGAGACCATTGTATCCCAATACGAGCCAACAGATTTAATATTAGAAGCCGGCGACTCTGTTTTGCTCCACAACTGGATGCTGCACAGTTCGGGCGTAAACACCACAGATATTGCGCGACGCGCATTCAGCGTGTGCTATATGCACGGTGACACGCGCTCATTGCGCGGCAGCACCTTCACCCGTGTCTTTGAATAG
- a CDS encoding sulfite exporter TauE/SafE family protein — MLPDYPTIFWILAVISVIFVGIAKAGFGGGVGILATPLMALVIPVADSAAILLPLLMVCDVFAVAHYRKHFHRRSVKLLLPGAAIGIGIGALFFGYFSANERVLQIGLGILSLFFVIFQALRALITGALTKRHPHSVEGVLMGAVAGFTSTIAHAGGPPTTIYLLPQQLPRDLFVGTTVILFAAINQMKLIPYLGLDILRAEHLLTIAILSPLSYAGVRLGIFLNKRFTDHWFNIVVYSILFIAGVQLISGQNLIQLLGIV; from the coding sequence GTGTTACCCGATTATCCGACGATTTTCTGGATTCTGGCTGTCATTTCTGTAATTTTTGTCGGTATAGCCAAAGCCGGATTTGGCGGAGGCGTTGGCATTTTGGCAACGCCACTCATGGCACTTGTCATTCCCGTGGCAGACTCGGCGGCGATTTTGTTGCCACTCTTAATGGTTTGCGATGTATTTGCCGTTGCACATTACCGCAAGCATTTTCATCGGCGCAGTGTAAAATTGCTCTTGCCCGGTGCTGCAATCGGGATCGGTATAGGCGCATTATTCTTTGGATATTTTAGCGCGAATGAGCGCGTGTTGCAAATCGGTTTGGGAATTTTGAGTTTGTTTTTTGTAATATTCCAGGCTTTGCGCGCATTGATTACGGGCGCACTTACAAAGCGGCATCCACACAGTGTAGAAGGCGTTTTAATGGGCGCAGTTGCGGGCTTTACATCAACCATCGCACACGCTGGCGGTCCCCCTACAACCATCTATTTGCTTCCCCAGCAATTGCCCCGCGACCTCTTTGTGGGAACCACCGTAATTCTTTTTGCAGCGATCAATCAAATGAAATTAATTCCCTACTTGGGATTGGATATTTTGCGGGCCGAACATCTCCTTACAATCGCAATCCTATCACCATTGAGCTACGCAGGCGTGAGGTTGGGCATCTTCTTGAACAAGCGTTTCACAGACCACTGGTTTAATATAGTCGTCTATTCAATTCTATTCATCGCAGGCGTGCAATTGATTTCGGGCCAAAACTTGATTCAATTGTTAGGCATTGTGTAA